The Corvus moneduloides isolate bCorMon1 chromosome 25, bCorMon1.pri, whole genome shotgun sequence genome includes a window with the following:
- the SIK3 gene encoding serine/threonine-protein kinase SIK3 isoform X5, protein MKMLCHPHIIRLYQVMETERMIYLVTEYASGGEIFDHLVAHGRMAEKEARRKFKQIVAAVNFCHCRNIVHRDLKAENLLLDANLNIKIADFGFSNIFTPGQLLKTWCGSPPYAAPELFEGKEYDGPKVDIWSLGVVLYVLVCGALPFDGSTLQNLRARVLSGKFRIPFFMSTECEHLIRHMLVLDPSKRLSMEQICKHKWMKLGEADAEFDRLIAECQHLKTERQLEPLNEDVLLAMADMGLDKERTVQSLRADAYDHYSAIYSLLCDRLKRHKNLRIASSPSIPRTMTFPTSANIQTEQTGNTMNINVPQVQLINPENQIVETDGTMNLDSDEGEEPSPEALVRYLSMRRHTVGVADPRTEVMEDLQKLLPGFPRVTPQAPFLQVTPNVNFMHNVLPRQNLQPTGQLEYKEQSLLQPPTLQLLNGMGPLGRRASDGGANIQLHAQQLLKRPRGPSPLVTMTPAVPAVTPVDEESSDGEPDQEAVQSSIYKDSNTLHLPTERFSPVRRFSDGAASIQAFKAHLEKMGNNSSIKQLQQECEQLQKMYGGHMDERTLEKTQQQHMLYQQEQHHQILHQQIQDCIRPPQPSPPLQAPCENQPALLTHQLQRLRIQPSSPPPNHPNNHLFRQPNSSPPPVSSSVLQPHGAASQSQFQGMPSHNTIFPQSGNCSPPPAMGLTCLALQQQQSQPQQVTIQVQEPGDMVGSSLVGGQGLASHARGMSLSPSASQIQMQHRANLMASLSYGHRQLSKQLSADSAESHSLNVNRYPPANYDQVHLHPHLFPEQPRVSPSSYSPSGGVGFPAAQQALKVPQLDQYPSFPPNAHQQQQHYTASALQQALLSPTPPDYSRHQQVPHILQGLLSPRHSLTGHTDMRLPQAEFAQLIKRRQQQQQQQEFQELFRHMSQGDAGSMGTSMGQNLSERQSLSLPYQSADTYHPQNSPQHLLKIRVQECIQQVPASVPPPQGYGHQPALFHSESMEEDCACEGNRDSFPDSKSSNTLTKGCHETPLLVNAGGHGDPESLLGTANPAQELGTHQYRHQPTPGFRNKVPSRESIVGNCMDRSSPGQAMQVPDHNGLGYPVRPSSSEHPRPRTLQRHHTIQNSDDAYVQLDNLPGMSLMAGKALSSARMSDAVLSQSSLMASQQLRDRDGEECGESLEGQEHPNLGDGSQHLNTSCYPSTCITDVLLSYKHPEVPFGMEQAGV, encoded by the exons ATTTTGGGTTCAGCAACATCTTCACCCCTGGCCAGCTCCTTAAAACCTGGTGTGGGAGTCCTCCCTatgctgctccagagctctTTGAAGGCAAGGAGTACGATGGGCCAAAGGTTGATATTTGG AGCCTCGGCGTGGTGCTCTACGTGCTGGTGTGCGGGGCCCTGCCCTTCGACGGGAGCACCCTGCAGAACCTGCGCGCGCGGGTGCTCAGCGGCAAGTTCCGCATCCCCTTCTTCATGTCCACAG AGTGCGAACACCTGATCCGCCACATGCTGGTGCTGGACCCGAGCAAGAGGCTCTCCATGGAGCAGATCTGCAAACACAAGTGGATGAAGCTGGGGGAGGCTGATGCAGAGTTTGACAgg CTGATAGCAGAGTGTCAGCACCTGAAGACCGAGAGGCAGCTGGAGCCGCTGAACGAGGACGTGCTGCTGGCCATGGCAGACATGGGGCTGGACAAGGAGCGCACGGTGCAG TCGCTGCGAGCCGACGCGTACGATCACTACAGCGCGATCTACAGCCTGCTCTGCGACCGCCTCAAGAGGCACAAGAACCTGCGCATTGCATCCTCACCCAGCATCCCACGCACCATGACCTTCCCCACCTCGGCCAACATCCAG ACAGAACAGACAGGCAACACCATGAACATCAACGTGCCCCAAGTCCAGCTCATCAACCCTGAGAACCAAATTGTGGAG ACTGATGGAACAATGAACTTGGACAGTGATGAAGGGGAAGAGCCATCACCCGAGGCTCTGGTCCGCTACCTCTCCATGAGGAGGCACACAGTGGGAGTAGCTGACCCACG GACGGAAGTCATGGAAGACCTGCAGAagctcctgcctggcttccCCCGTGTCACTCCTCAGGCTCCGTTCCTGCAGGTGACTCCGAATGTGAACTTCATGCACAACGTGCTGCCCAGGCAGAACCTGCAGCCCACGGGGCAGCTGGAGTACAAG GAgcagtccctgctgcagccccccaccctgcagctgctgaacgGGATGGGCCCGCTGGGCCGGCGGGCGTCGGACGGCGGGGCCAACATCCAGCTGCACGCGCAGCAGCTGCTCAAGCGGCCCCGGGGCCCCTCGCCGCTCGTCACCATGACGCCA gctgTCCCGGCTGTCACCCCTGTGGACGAGGAGAGCTCCGATGGGGAGCCGGATCAGGAAGCTGTGCAGAG TTCTATTTACAAGGACTCCAACACTCTGCACCTCCCCACCGAGCGCTTCTCCCCGGTCCGGCGCTTCTCCGACGGGGCTGCCAGCATCCAGGCTTTCAAAGCCCACCTGGAGAAGATGGGCAATAACAGCAGCATCAAACAGCTTCAGCAG GAGTGTGAGCAGCTCCAGAAGATGTACGGTGGGCACATGGACGAGAGGACGCTGGAGAAGacgcagcagcagcacatgttgtaccagcaggagcagcaccatCAGATTCTTCATCAGCAGATTCAG GACTGTATCCGGCCTCCCCAGCCATCTCCACCCTTGCAAGCTCCATGTGAAaaccagccagctctgctcactcACCAGCTTCAGAG GTTACGGATCCAGCCATCCAGCCCACCCCCGAACCACCCCAACAACCATCTCTTCAGGCAACCCAACAGCAGCCCACCCCCCGTGAGCAGCAGCGTGCTCCAGCCCCATG GTGCTGCCTCCCAGTCCCAGTTCCAAGGGATGCCATCCCACAACACAATCTTCCCGCAGTCGGGTAACTGTTCCCCTCCCCCGGCCATGGGGCTGACGtgcctggccctgcagcagcagcagtcgCAGCCCCAGCAGGTCACCATCCAAGTGCAGGAGCCCGGGGACATGGTCGGCAGCAGCCTCGTGGGCGGGCAGGGCCTGGCGTCCCACGCGCGGGGGATGTCCCTGAGCCCCAGCGCCAGCCAGATCCAGATGCAGCACCGCGCCAACCTGATGGCCTCCCTCAGCTACGGCCACCGGCAGCTGTCCAAGCAGCTCAGCGCCGACAGCGCCGAGTCGCACAG TCTGAACGTGAACAGGTATCCCCCCGCCAACTACGACCAGGTGCACTTACACCCCCACCTGTTCCCGGAGCAGCCCCGCGTCTCCCCCAGCAGCTACAGCCCGTCGGGAGGGGTCGggttccctgcagcccagcaagCTCTGAAGGTCCCGCAGCTTGACCAGTACCCCAGTTTCCCTCCAAACgcacatcagcagcagcagcactacaCGGCATCGGCACTACAGCAGGCACTGTTGTCCCCGACACCTCCCGACTACAGCCGACACCAGCAGGTACCGCACATCCTCCAGGGACTGCTTTCCCCCCGGCACTCGCTCACGGGGCACACGGACATGCGGCTGCCCCAGGCAGAATTTGCACAGCTCATCAaacggcggcagcagcagcagcagcagcaagaattCCAAGAGTTGTTCAGACATATGAGTCAAGGGGATGCTGGCAGTATGGGCACCAGCATGGGACAGAACCTCTCGGAGCGCCAGTCGTTGTCTTTGCCTTATCAGAGTGCTGACACGTACCACCCCCAGAACAGCCCCCAACATCTCTTAAAAATCAGGGTGCAAGAATGTATCCAGCAGGTCCCTGCGTCCGTGCCACCGCCGCAGGGATACGGACACCAGCCAGCCCTGTTCCACTCGGAGAGCATGGAGGAGGACTGCGCCTGCGAGGGAAACAGGGACAGCTTTCCTGACAGTAAGAGTTCAAACACATTGACCAAAGGTTGCCACGAGACCCCTCTGCTTGTAAACGCAGGAGGGCACGGGGACCCCGAATCTTTGCTAGGAACTGCTAATCCCGCGCAGGAGCTGGGAACGCACCAGTACAGGCATCAGCCCACGCCCGGATTCAGGAATAAGGTGCCCAGCAGAG AGTCCATCGTAGGGAACTGCATGGACAGGAGCTCCCCCGGCCAAGCCATGCAGGTGCCTGACCACAACGGGCTGGGCTACCCCGTGCGCCCCTCGTCCAGCGAGCACCCGCGGCCCCGCACCCTGCAGAGACATCACACCATCCAGAACAGCGATGATGCCTAC GTGCAGTTGGATAACTTGCCTGGAATGAGTTTGATGGCAGGAAAAGCACTCAGCTCTGCTCGGATGTCCGACGCCGTGCTCAGCCAGTCGTCGCTGATGGCCAGTCAGCAGCTGCGCGACAGGGACGGCGAGG AATGTGGGGAGAGTTTGGAAGGTCAAGAGCACCCGAACCTGGGCGATGGCAGCCAGCACCTCAACACCTCCTGCTACCCCTCGACGTGTATCACAGACGTCCTGCTGAGCTACAAGCACCCGGAGGTGCCCTTTGGGATGGAGCAGGCGGGGGTGTAA
- the SIK3 gene encoding serine/threonine-protein kinase SIK3 isoform X1: MKMLCHPHIIRLYQVMETERMIYLVTEYASGGEIFDHLVAHGRMAEKEARRKFKQIVAAVNFCHCRNIVHRDLKAENLLLDANLNIKIADFGFSNIFTPGQLLKTWCGSPPYAAPELFEGKEYDGPKVDIWSLGVVLYVLVCGALPFDGSTLQNLRARVLSGKFRIPFFMSTECEHLIRHMLVLDPSKRLSMEQICKHKWMKLGEADAEFDRLIAECQHLKTERQLEPLNEDVLLAMADMGLDKERTVQSLRADAYDHYSAIYSLLCDRLKRHKNLRIASSPSIPRTMTFPTSANIQQTEQTGNTMNINVPQVQLINPENQIVETDGTMNLDSDEGEEPSPEALVRYLSMRRHTVGVADPRTEVMEDLQKLLPGFPRVTPQAPFLQVTPNVNFMHNVLPRQNLQPTGQLEYKEQSLLQPPTLQLLNGMGPLGRRASDGGANIQLHAQQLLKRPRGPSPLVTMTPAVPAVTPVDEESSDGEPDQEAVQRYLANRSKRHTLAMTNPTAEIPPDLQRQLGQQSFRPRAWAPHLGPDQHRSIYKDSNTLHLPTERFSPVRRFSDGAASIQAFKAHLEKMGNNSSIKQLQQECEQLQKMYGGHMDERTLEKTQQQHMLYQQEQHHQILHQQIQDCIRPPQPSPPLQAPCENQPALLTHQLQRLRIQPSSPPPNHPNNHLFRQPNSSPPPVSSSVLQPHGAASQSQFQGMPSHNTIFPQSGNCSPPPAMGLTCLALQQQQSQPQQVTIQVQEPGDMVGSSLVGGQGLASHARGMSLSPSASQIQMQHRANLMASLSYGHRQLSKQLSADSAESHSLNVNRYPPANYDQVHLHPHLFPEQPRVSPSSYSPSGGVGFPAAQQALKVPQLDQYPSFPPNAHQQQQHYTASALQQALLSPTPPDYSRHQQVPHILQGLLSPRHSLTGHTDMRLPQAEFAQLIKRRQQQQQQQEFQELFRHMSQGDAGSMGTSMGQNLSERQSLSLPYQSADTYHPQNSPQHLLKIRVQECIQQVPASVPPPQGYGHQPALFHSESMEEDCACEGNRDSFPDSKSSNTLTKGCHETPLLVNAGGHGDPESLLGTANPAQELGTHQYRHQPTPGFRNKVPSRESIVGNCMDRSSPGQAMQVPDHNGLGYPVRPSSSEHPRPRTLQRHHTIQNSDDAYVQLDNLPGMSLMAGKALSSARMSDAVLSQSSLMASQQLRDRDGEECGESLEGQEHPNLGDGSQHLNTSCYPSTCITDVLLSYKHPEVPFGMEQAGV, translated from the exons ATTTTGGGTTCAGCAACATCTTCACCCCTGGCCAGCTCCTTAAAACCTGGTGTGGGAGTCCTCCCTatgctgctccagagctctTTGAAGGCAAGGAGTACGATGGGCCAAAGGTTGATATTTGG AGCCTCGGCGTGGTGCTCTACGTGCTGGTGTGCGGGGCCCTGCCCTTCGACGGGAGCACCCTGCAGAACCTGCGCGCGCGGGTGCTCAGCGGCAAGTTCCGCATCCCCTTCTTCATGTCCACAG AGTGCGAACACCTGATCCGCCACATGCTGGTGCTGGACCCGAGCAAGAGGCTCTCCATGGAGCAGATCTGCAAACACAAGTGGATGAAGCTGGGGGAGGCTGATGCAGAGTTTGACAgg CTGATAGCAGAGTGTCAGCACCTGAAGACCGAGAGGCAGCTGGAGCCGCTGAACGAGGACGTGCTGCTGGCCATGGCAGACATGGGGCTGGACAAGGAGCGCACGGTGCAG TCGCTGCGAGCCGACGCGTACGATCACTACAGCGCGATCTACAGCCTGCTCTGCGACCGCCTCAAGAGGCACAAGAACCTGCGCATTGCATCCTCACCCAGCATCCCACGCACCATGACCTTCCCCACCTCGGCCAACATCCAG CAGACAGAACAGACAGGCAACACCATGAACATCAACGTGCCCCAAGTCCAGCTCATCAACCCTGAGAACCAAATTGTGGAG ACTGATGGAACAATGAACTTGGACAGTGATGAAGGGGAAGAGCCATCACCCGAGGCTCTGGTCCGCTACCTCTCCATGAGGAGGCACACAGTGGGAGTAGCTGACCCACG GACGGAAGTCATGGAAGACCTGCAGAagctcctgcctggcttccCCCGTGTCACTCCTCAGGCTCCGTTCCTGCAGGTGACTCCGAATGTGAACTTCATGCACAACGTGCTGCCCAGGCAGAACCTGCAGCCCACGGGGCAGCTGGAGTACAAG GAgcagtccctgctgcagccccccaccctgcagctgctgaacgGGATGGGCCCGCTGGGCCGGCGGGCGTCGGACGGCGGGGCCAACATCCAGCTGCACGCGCAGCAGCTGCTCAAGCGGCCCCGGGGCCCCTCGCCGCTCGTCACCATGACGCCA gctgTCCCGGCTGTCACCCCTGTGGACGAGGAGAGCTCCGATGGGGAGCCGGATCAGGAAGCTGTGCAGAG ATACTTGGCAAATAGGTCAAAAAGGCACACTCTGGCCATGACCAACCCTACAGCTGAAATCCCTCCAGACTTGCAGAGGCAGCTAGGACAGCAGTCCTTCCGACCCCGGGCTTGGGCTCCACACCTGGGACCCGACCAGCACCG TTCTATTTACAAGGACTCCAACACTCTGCACCTCCCCACCGAGCGCTTCTCCCCGGTCCGGCGCTTCTCCGACGGGGCTGCCAGCATCCAGGCTTTCAAAGCCCACCTGGAGAAGATGGGCAATAACAGCAGCATCAAACAGCTTCAGCAG GAGTGTGAGCAGCTCCAGAAGATGTACGGTGGGCACATGGACGAGAGGACGCTGGAGAAGacgcagcagcagcacatgttgtaccagcaggagcagcaccatCAGATTCTTCATCAGCAGATTCAG GACTGTATCCGGCCTCCCCAGCCATCTCCACCCTTGCAAGCTCCATGTGAAaaccagccagctctgctcactcACCAGCTTCAGAG GTTACGGATCCAGCCATCCAGCCCACCCCCGAACCACCCCAACAACCATCTCTTCAGGCAACCCAACAGCAGCCCACCCCCCGTGAGCAGCAGCGTGCTCCAGCCCCATG GTGCTGCCTCCCAGTCCCAGTTCCAAGGGATGCCATCCCACAACACAATCTTCCCGCAGTCGGGTAACTGTTCCCCTCCCCCGGCCATGGGGCTGACGtgcctggccctgcagcagcagcagtcgCAGCCCCAGCAGGTCACCATCCAAGTGCAGGAGCCCGGGGACATGGTCGGCAGCAGCCTCGTGGGCGGGCAGGGCCTGGCGTCCCACGCGCGGGGGATGTCCCTGAGCCCCAGCGCCAGCCAGATCCAGATGCAGCACCGCGCCAACCTGATGGCCTCCCTCAGCTACGGCCACCGGCAGCTGTCCAAGCAGCTCAGCGCCGACAGCGCCGAGTCGCACAG TCTGAACGTGAACAGGTATCCCCCCGCCAACTACGACCAGGTGCACTTACACCCCCACCTGTTCCCGGAGCAGCCCCGCGTCTCCCCCAGCAGCTACAGCCCGTCGGGAGGGGTCGggttccctgcagcccagcaagCTCTGAAGGTCCCGCAGCTTGACCAGTACCCCAGTTTCCCTCCAAACgcacatcagcagcagcagcactacaCGGCATCGGCACTACAGCAGGCACTGTTGTCCCCGACACCTCCCGACTACAGCCGACACCAGCAGGTACCGCACATCCTCCAGGGACTGCTTTCCCCCCGGCACTCGCTCACGGGGCACACGGACATGCGGCTGCCCCAGGCAGAATTTGCACAGCTCATCAaacggcggcagcagcagcagcagcagcaagaattCCAAGAGTTGTTCAGACATATGAGTCAAGGGGATGCTGGCAGTATGGGCACCAGCATGGGACAGAACCTCTCGGAGCGCCAGTCGTTGTCTTTGCCTTATCAGAGTGCTGACACGTACCACCCCCAGAACAGCCCCCAACATCTCTTAAAAATCAGGGTGCAAGAATGTATCCAGCAGGTCCCTGCGTCCGTGCCACCGCCGCAGGGATACGGACACCAGCCAGCCCTGTTCCACTCGGAGAGCATGGAGGAGGACTGCGCCTGCGAGGGAAACAGGGACAGCTTTCCTGACAGTAAGAGTTCAAACACATTGACCAAAGGTTGCCACGAGACCCCTCTGCTTGTAAACGCAGGAGGGCACGGGGACCCCGAATCTTTGCTAGGAACTGCTAATCCCGCGCAGGAGCTGGGAACGCACCAGTACAGGCATCAGCCCACGCCCGGATTCAGGAATAAGGTGCCCAGCAGAG AGTCCATCGTAGGGAACTGCATGGACAGGAGCTCCCCCGGCCAAGCCATGCAGGTGCCTGACCACAACGGGCTGGGCTACCCCGTGCGCCCCTCGTCCAGCGAGCACCCGCGGCCCCGCACCCTGCAGAGACATCACACCATCCAGAACAGCGATGATGCCTAC GTGCAGTTGGATAACTTGCCTGGAATGAGTTTGATGGCAGGAAAAGCACTCAGCTCTGCTCGGATGTCCGACGCCGTGCTCAGCCAGTCGTCGCTGATGGCCAGTCAGCAGCTGCGCGACAGGGACGGCGAGG AATGTGGGGAGAGTTTGGAAGGTCAAGAGCACCCGAACCTGGGCGATGGCAGCCAGCACCTCAACACCTCCTGCTACCCCTCGACGTGTATCACAGACGTCCTGCTGAGCTACAAGCACCCGGAGGTGCCCTTTGGGATGGAGCAGGCGGGGGTGTAA
- the SIK3 gene encoding serine/threonine-protein kinase SIK3 isoform X4 yields the protein MKMLCHPHIIRLYQVMETERMIYLVTEYASGGEIFDHLVAHGRMAEKEARRKFKQIVAAVNFCHCRNIVHRDLKAENLLLDANLNIKIADFGFSNIFTPGQLLKTWCGSPPYAAPELFEGKEYDGPKVDIWSLGVVLYVLVCGALPFDGSTLQNLRARVLSGKFRIPFFMSTECEHLIRHMLVLDPSKRLSMEQICKHKWMKLGEADAEFDRLIAECQHLKTERQLEPLNEDVLLAMADMGLDKERTVQSLRADAYDHYSAIYSLLCDRLKRHKNLRIASSPSIPRTMTFPTSANIQTEQTGNTMNINVPQVQLINPENQIVETDGTMNLDSDEGEEPSPEALVRYLSMRRHTVGVADPRTEVMEDLQKLLPGFPRVTPQAPFLQVTPNVNFMHNVLPRQNLQPTGQLEYKEQSLLQPPTLQLLNGMGPLGRRASDGGANIQLHAQQLLKRPRGPSPLVTMTPAVPAVTPVDEESSDGEPDQEAVQRYLANRSKRHTLAMTNPTAEIPPDLQRQLGQQSFRPRAWAPHLGPDQHRSIYKDSNTLHLPTERFSPVRRFSDGAASIQAFKAHLEKMGNNSSIKQLQQECEQLQKMYGGHMDERTLEKTQQQHMLYQQEQHHQILHQQIQDCIRPPQPSPPLQAPCENQPALLTHQLQRLRIQPSSPPPNHPNNHLFRQPNSSPPPVSSSVLQPHGAASQSQFQGMPSHNTIFPQSGNCSPPPAMGLTCLALQQQQSQPQQVTIQVQEPGDMVGSSLVGGQGLASHARGMSLSPSASQIQMQHRANLMASLSYGHRQLSKQLSADSAESHSLNVNRYPPANYDQVHLHPHLFPEQPRVSPSSYSPSGGVGFPAAQQALKVPQLDQYPSFPPNAHQQQQHYTASALQQALLSPTPPDYSRHQQVPHILQGLLSPRHSLTGHTDMRLPQAEFAQLIKRRQQQQQQQEFQELFRHMSQGDAGSMGTSMGQNLSERQSLSLPYQSADTYHPQNSPQHLLKIRVQECIQQVPASVPPPQGYGHQPALFHSESMEEDCACEGNRDSFPDSKSSNTLTKGCHETPLLVNAGGHGDPESLLGTANPAQELGTHQYRHQPTPGFRNKVPSRESIVGNCMDRSSPGQAMQVPDHNGLGYPVRPSSSEHPRPRTLQRHHTIQNSDDAYVQLDNLPGMSLMAGKALSSARMSDAVLSQSSLMASQQLRDRDGEECGESLEGQEHPNLGDGSQHLNTSCYPSTCITDVLLSYKHPEVPFGMEQAGV from the exons ATTTTGGGTTCAGCAACATCTTCACCCCTGGCCAGCTCCTTAAAACCTGGTGTGGGAGTCCTCCCTatgctgctccagagctctTTGAAGGCAAGGAGTACGATGGGCCAAAGGTTGATATTTGG AGCCTCGGCGTGGTGCTCTACGTGCTGGTGTGCGGGGCCCTGCCCTTCGACGGGAGCACCCTGCAGAACCTGCGCGCGCGGGTGCTCAGCGGCAAGTTCCGCATCCCCTTCTTCATGTCCACAG AGTGCGAACACCTGATCCGCCACATGCTGGTGCTGGACCCGAGCAAGAGGCTCTCCATGGAGCAGATCTGCAAACACAAGTGGATGAAGCTGGGGGAGGCTGATGCAGAGTTTGACAgg CTGATAGCAGAGTGTCAGCACCTGAAGACCGAGAGGCAGCTGGAGCCGCTGAACGAGGACGTGCTGCTGGCCATGGCAGACATGGGGCTGGACAAGGAGCGCACGGTGCAG TCGCTGCGAGCCGACGCGTACGATCACTACAGCGCGATCTACAGCCTGCTCTGCGACCGCCTCAAGAGGCACAAGAACCTGCGCATTGCATCCTCACCCAGCATCCCACGCACCATGACCTTCCCCACCTCGGCCAACATCCAG ACAGAACAGACAGGCAACACCATGAACATCAACGTGCCCCAAGTCCAGCTCATCAACCCTGAGAACCAAATTGTGGAG ACTGATGGAACAATGAACTTGGACAGTGATGAAGGGGAAGAGCCATCACCCGAGGCTCTGGTCCGCTACCTCTCCATGAGGAGGCACACAGTGGGAGTAGCTGACCCACG GACGGAAGTCATGGAAGACCTGCAGAagctcctgcctggcttccCCCGTGTCACTCCTCAGGCTCCGTTCCTGCAGGTGACTCCGAATGTGAACTTCATGCACAACGTGCTGCCCAGGCAGAACCTGCAGCCCACGGGGCAGCTGGAGTACAAG GAgcagtccctgctgcagccccccaccctgcagctgctgaacgGGATGGGCCCGCTGGGCCGGCGGGCGTCGGACGGCGGGGCCAACATCCAGCTGCACGCGCAGCAGCTGCTCAAGCGGCCCCGGGGCCCCTCGCCGCTCGTCACCATGACGCCA gctgTCCCGGCTGTCACCCCTGTGGACGAGGAGAGCTCCGATGGGGAGCCGGATCAGGAAGCTGTGCAGAG ATACTTGGCAAATAGGTCAAAAAGGCACACTCTGGCCATGACCAACCCTACAGCTGAAATCCCTCCAGACTTGCAGAGGCAGCTAGGACAGCAGTCCTTCCGACCCCGGGCTTGGGCTCCACACCTGGGACCCGACCAGCACCG TTCTATTTACAAGGACTCCAACACTCTGCACCTCCCCACCGAGCGCTTCTCCCCGGTCCGGCGCTTCTCCGACGGGGCTGCCAGCATCCAGGCTTTCAAAGCCCACCTGGAGAAGATGGGCAATAACAGCAGCATCAAACAGCTTCAGCAG GAGTGTGAGCAGCTCCAGAAGATGTACGGTGGGCACATGGACGAGAGGACGCTGGAGAAGacgcagcagcagcacatgttgtaccagcaggagcagcaccatCAGATTCTTCATCAGCAGATTCAG GACTGTATCCGGCCTCCCCAGCCATCTCCACCCTTGCAAGCTCCATGTGAAaaccagccagctctgctcactcACCAGCTTCAGAG GTTACGGATCCAGCCATCCAGCCCACCCCCGAACCACCCCAACAACCATCTCTTCAGGCAACCCAACAGCAGCCCACCCCCCGTGAGCAGCAGCGTGCTCCAGCCCCATG GTGCTGCCTCCCAGTCCCAGTTCCAAGGGATGCCATCCCACAACACAATCTTCCCGCAGTCGGGTAACTGTTCCCCTCCCCCGGCCATGGGGCTGACGtgcctggccctgcagcagcagcagtcgCAGCCCCAGCAGGTCACCATCCAAGTGCAGGAGCCCGGGGACATGGTCGGCAGCAGCCTCGTGGGCGGGCAGGGCCTGGCGTCCCACGCGCGGGGGATGTCCCTGAGCCCCAGCGCCAGCCAGATCCAGATGCAGCACCGCGCCAACCTGATGGCCTCCCTCAGCTACGGCCACCGGCAGCTGTCCAAGCAGCTCAGCGCCGACAGCGCCGAGTCGCACAG TCTGAACGTGAACAGGTATCCCCCCGCCAACTACGACCAGGTGCACTTACACCCCCACCTGTTCCCGGAGCAGCCCCGCGTCTCCCCCAGCAGCTACAGCCCGTCGGGAGGGGTCGggttccctgcagcccagcaagCTCTGAAGGTCCCGCAGCTTGACCAGTACCCCAGTTTCCCTCCAAACgcacatcagcagcagcagcactacaCGGCATCGGCACTACAGCAGGCACTGTTGTCCCCGACACCTCCCGACTACAGCCGACACCAGCAGGTACCGCACATCCTCCAGGGACTGCTTTCCCCCCGGCACTCGCTCACGGGGCACACGGACATGCGGCTGCCCCAGGCAGAATTTGCACAGCTCATCAaacggcggcagcagcagcagcagcagcaagaattCCAAGAGTTGTTCAGACATATGAGTCAAGGGGATGCTGGCAGTATGGGCACCAGCATGGGACAGAACCTCTCGGAGCGCCAGTCGTTGTCTTTGCCTTATCAGAGTGCTGACACGTACCACCCCCAGAACAGCCCCCAACATCTCTTAAAAATCAGGGTGCAAGAATGTATCCAGCAGGTCCCTGCGTCCGTGCCACCGCCGCAGGGATACGGACACCAGCCAGCCCTGTTCCACTCGGAGAGCATGGAGGAGGACTGCGCCTGCGAGGGAAACAGGGACAGCTTTCCTGACAGTAAGAGTTCAAACACATTGACCAAAGGTTGCCACGAGACCCCTCTGCTTGTAAACGCAGGAGGGCACGGGGACCCCGAATCTTTGCTAGGAACTGCTAATCCCGCGCAGGAGCTGGGAACGCACCAGTACAGGCATCAGCCCACGCCCGGATTCAGGAATAAGGTGCCCAGCAGAG AGTCCATCGTAGGGAACTGCATGGACAGGAGCTCCCCCGGCCAAGCCATGCAGGTGCCTGACCACAACGGGCTGGGCTACCCCGTGCGCCCCTCGTCCAGCGAGCACCCGCGGCCCCGCACCCTGCAGAGACATCACACCATCCAGAACAGCGATGATGCCTAC GTGCAGTTGGATAACTTGCCTGGAATGAGTTTGATGGCAGGAAAAGCACTCAGCTCTGCTCGGATGTCCGACGCCGTGCTCAGCCAGTCGTCGCTGATGGCCAGTCAGCAGCTGCGCGACAGGGACGGCGAGG AATGTGGGGAGAGTTTGGAAGGTCAAGAGCACCCGAACCTGGGCGATGGCAGCCAGCACCTCAACACCTCCTGCTACCCCTCGACGTGTATCACAGACGTCCTGCTGAGCTACAAGCACCCGGAGGTGCCCTTTGGGATGGAGCAGGCGGGGGTGTAA